Proteins from a genomic interval of Ralstonia wenshanensis:
- a CDS encoding acyl-CoA dehydrogenase family protein — translation MPTEATHRVFNQVPDLTGFNPFTSDTTLQSALERLGGGWNASALQAFGDQLGAPETLQWATEANTYHPELHTHSRTGERIDAIRFDPAWHSLLGLMRSQGLQALPFSDPRPGAWAARTAGYFMQAQIESGTLCPATMTFASIPVLQKETALFADLGPRLYAREHDARDLPWRQKTAILVGMGMTEKQGGSDVRSNTTVATPLRGEGRGATYAITGHKWFFSAPMCDAHLVVARMGAEDGPLSCFFVPRFRDDGSKNPIQIQRLKDKLGNRSNASSEVEFRGAEGILIGEEGRGIPTIIEMATHTRLDCVIGSAAILRHALMQALHHARHRMAFGRLLADQPLMRNVLADLALESQAATLLMMELGNAFERADVDPLAAAWKRIVTPAAKFWVCKRAIEATGEAMEVWGGNGYVEEGPMARLYREAPVNSIWEGSGNVMCLDVLRAIARTPDDALRLVHDIGERAQGHRAVRAELAALQAMLHQPGDIQETSARRIAQGLALTAQAALMLAHAHPDDAERFIASRFHHQHGRVFGTLDGHAQELGAVLQRAWPV, via the coding sequence ATGCCCACCGAGGCCACCCACCGCGTCTTCAACCAGGTCCCGGACCTGACCGGCTTCAACCCCTTCACGTCCGACACCACGCTGCAAAGCGCACTCGAACGCCTGGGTGGCGGCTGGAACGCCAGCGCGCTGCAAGCCTTCGGTGACCAGCTCGGCGCGCCCGAGACGCTGCAGTGGGCCACAGAGGCCAACACCTACCACCCCGAACTCCACACGCACAGCCGCACCGGCGAGCGCATCGACGCCATCCGCTTCGACCCCGCGTGGCACTCGCTGCTCGGCCTGATGCGCAGCCAGGGCCTGCAGGCGCTGCCGTTTTCCGACCCGCGCCCCGGCGCCTGGGCCGCGCGCACCGCCGGTTATTTCATGCAGGCACAAATCGAATCCGGCACGCTCTGCCCAGCGACGATGACGTTCGCGAGCATTCCCGTGCTGCAGAAAGAGACCGCGCTGTTTGCCGATCTGGGGCCGCGTCTCTACGCCCGCGAACACGACGCACGCGATCTACCGTGGCGCCAGAAGACCGCCATCCTCGTCGGCATGGGCATGACCGAAAAGCAGGGCGGCTCCGATGTACGCAGCAACACCACGGTCGCCACGCCCTTGCGCGGCGAAGGCCGTGGCGCCACATACGCCATCACCGGCCACAAGTGGTTTTTCTCCGCGCCGATGTGCGATGCGCACCTGGTGGTTGCGCGCATGGGCGCGGAAGACGGCCCGCTGTCGTGCTTCTTCGTCCCGCGCTTTCGGGACGATGGCAGCAAGAATCCGATCCAGATCCAGCGCCTGAAAGACAAGCTCGGCAACCGCTCGAACGCCAGCAGCGAAGTGGAGTTCCGCGGCGCGGAAGGCATCCTGATTGGCGAAGAAGGGCGCGGCATTCCGACCATCATCGAGATGGCAACGCACACGCGGCTCGATTGCGTGATCGGCAGCGCGGCCATCCTGCGGCACGCGCTGATGCAGGCGCTGCACCACGCGCGCCATCGCATGGCATTCGGCCGCCTGCTGGCCGACCAACCGCTGATGCGCAATGTGCTGGCCGATCTGGCCCTGGAATCGCAAGCCGCGACCTTGCTGATGATGGAACTGGGCAACGCGTTCGAACGCGCCGATGTCGATCCGTTGGCCGCGGCGTGGAAGCGCATCGTCACGCCTGCCGCCAAGTTCTGGGTCTGCAAGCGCGCTATTGAGGCGACCGGCGAGGCGATGGAAGTCTGGGGCGGCAACGGCTACGTGGAAGAAGGCCCGATGGCGCGCCTGTACCGCGAAGCGCCGGTCAACTCCATCTGGGAAGGCTCGGGCAACGTGATGTGCCTGGACGTGCTGCGCGCCATCGCACGCACGCCGGACGATGCGCTGCGCCTGGTGCACGACATTGGCGAGCGCGCGCAGGGCCATCGTGCCGTGCGCGCCGAGCTGGCCGCGCTGCAGGCGATGCTGCACCAGCCCGGCGACATCCAGGAGACGTCTGCCCGCCGCATCGCGCAGGGGCTGGCGCTCACCGCACAGGCCGCGCTGATGCTGGCCCATGCCCACCCCGACGACGCCGAGCGCTTCATCGCCAGCCGCTTCCATCATCAGCATGGCCGGGTGTTCGGCACGCTCGATGGACACGCGCAGGAGCTGGGTGCGGTGCTGCAGCGCGCGTGGCCTGTATGA
- a CDS encoding NAD(P)H-dependent flavin oxidoreductase, with protein sequence MLERRFTLAGRSLVPIVQGGMGVGISAHRLAGAVAREGGVGTIASIDLRHHHADLVAATEKSRDKDAINAANLVALDREIRAAREGSQGNGMIAVNVMKAVESHPALVRQACESGADAIVMGAGLPLDLPEMTAEHPKVALIPILSDSRGVGVVLKRWMKKSRLPDAVVIEHPTHAGGHLGAARIEDLRDERFSFARVLDECRELFIKLGLAAEQIPIILAGGIDSHAKVKHWLDKGAAAVQLGTAFAVTEEGDAHVRFKRVLTGAEQGDIGEFVSVAGLPARAVMTPWLSRYLSRESALQAKAKVRDCLQGFDCLQTCGLRDGIGKVGQFCIDLKLAQALRGDVERGLFFRGAGKLPFGQAIRPVRELMHYLLTGEKPVAS encoded by the coding sequence ATGCTGGAGCGTCGGTTCACACTCGCGGGGCGCAGCCTCGTACCCATCGTGCAGGGCGGGATGGGCGTGGGTATTTCGGCGCACCGGCTGGCCGGCGCCGTGGCGCGCGAAGGCGGCGTCGGCACCATCGCCAGCATCGACTTGCGGCATCACCACGCAGACCTTGTTGCCGCCACCGAGAAATCCCGCGACAAGGACGCCATCAACGCCGCCAACCTTGTCGCGCTGGACCGCGAGATTCGTGCAGCGCGCGAAGGCAGCCAGGGCAACGGCATGATCGCCGTGAACGTGATGAAGGCGGTGGAATCGCACCCGGCGCTGGTGCGTCAGGCGTGCGAGAGCGGTGCCGATGCGATCGTGATGGGCGCGGGGCTTCCGCTCGATCTGCCGGAGATGACGGCAGAACACCCGAAAGTGGCGCTCATCCCGATCCTTTCCGACTCGCGCGGCGTGGGCGTGGTGCTCAAGCGGTGGATGAAGAAGTCGCGCCTGCCCGATGCGGTGGTGATCGAGCATCCGACGCACGCCGGCGGCCACTTGGGCGCGGCGCGCATCGAAGATTTGCGCGACGAGCGCTTTTCGTTTGCGCGCGTGCTGGACGAATGCCGAGAGTTGTTCATCAAGCTTGGGCTGGCTGCGGAACAGATTCCGATCATCCTGGCCGGCGGCATCGACTCTCATGCCAAGGTGAAGCACTGGCTCGACAAGGGCGCCGCTGCGGTGCAGCTCGGCACTGCGTTTGCGGTGACGGAAGAGGGCGATGCGCACGTGCGCTTCAAGCGCGTGCTGACGGGCGCAGAGCAAGGCGATATCGGCGAGTTCGTCAGCGTGGCGGGGCTGCCTGCGCGGGCAGTGATGACGCCTTGGCTGTCGCGATATCTGTCACGCGAAAGCGCGCTGCAGGCCAAGGCCAAGGTACGGGATTGCCTGCAGGGGTTCGATTGCCTGCAGACGTGCGGGCTGCGGGATGGCATCGGCAAGGTGGGGCAGTTCTGCATTGACCTGAAGCTGGCGCAGGCGCTGCGTGGGGATGTGGAGCGCGGGTTGTTTTTCCGTGGTGCGGGGAAGCTGCCGTTTGGGCAAGCAATTCGGCCGGTGCGGGAACTGATGCATTACTTGCTGACGGGGGAAAAACCGGTTGCTTCTTGA
- the thiC gene encoding phosphomethylpyrimidine synthase ThiC, with amino-acid sequence MPQAKNAPAASFDSLQSELDQKFAYPASSKTYIVGSRPDIRVPMRTIKQTATRTDKGEMLNPPVPVYDTSGPYSDPDVHIDLKAGLAPLRAKWIDERGDTEILSGLSSEYGRTRANDPATAHLRFAQLTNPRRAKAGANVSQMHYARRGIITPEMEYVALRESLNLQALQDKPEYRQLLKQHPGFSYGANLPQRPEDITPEFVRAEIAAGRAIIPANINHTELEPMAIGRNFRVKINGNLGNSAVTSSLAEEVEKMVWAIRWGADTIMDLSTGKHIHETREWILRNSPVPIGTVPIYQALDKTGGVAEDLTWEMFRDTLIEQAEQGVDYFTIHAGVLLRYVPLTADRITGIVSRGGSIMAKWCLAHHKENFLYTHFDEICEIMKAYDVSFSLGDGLRPGCIADSNDAAQFGELHTLGELTKKAWEHDVQVMIEGPGHVPLQRVQANMDEELKHCFEAPFYTLGPLVTDIAPGYDHITSGIGAANIGWYGTAMLCYVTPKEHLGLPDKEDVREGIITYKIAAHAADLAKGWPGAQLRDNALSKARFEFRWEDQFNLGLDPEKARAFHDETLPAEGAKIAHFCSMCGPKFCSMKITQEVRDYAASLDSNATAAAVNPTAGMEEKSIEFRKSGSKIYS; translated from the coding sequence ATGCCCCAAGCCAAAAACGCCCCCGCCGCATCGTTCGACTCGCTGCAGTCCGAGCTCGACCAGAAGTTCGCCTATCCGGCCTCCAGCAAGACCTACATCGTCGGCAGCCGCCCGGACATCCGCGTGCCGATGCGCACCATCAAGCAGACCGCCACGCGCACCGACAAGGGCGAGATGCTGAACCCGCCGGTGCCGGTGTACGACACCTCGGGCCCCTACTCCGACCCGGACGTGCACATCGACCTGAAGGCGGGACTCGCCCCGCTGCGCGCCAAGTGGATCGACGAGCGCGGCGATACGGAAATCCTCTCGGGCCTGTCGTCCGAATACGGCCGCACGCGTGCCAATGATCCGGCCACGGCCCACCTGCGCTTTGCACAACTGACGAACCCGCGCCGCGCCAAGGCTGGCGCCAACGTGAGCCAGATGCACTACGCGCGTCGCGGCATCATCACGCCGGAAATGGAATACGTCGCGTTGCGCGAATCGCTGAACCTGCAGGCGCTGCAAGACAAGCCCGAATACCGTCAACTGCTCAAGCAGCATCCGGGCTTCTCGTACGGCGCGAACCTGCCGCAGCGCCCGGAAGACATCACGCCGGAATTCGTGCGTGCGGAAATCGCTGCCGGCCGCGCGATCATCCCCGCCAACATCAACCACACCGAGCTGGAGCCGATGGCCATCGGCCGCAACTTCCGCGTGAAGATCAACGGCAACCTCGGCAATTCGGCCGTGACGTCGTCGCTGGCCGAGGAAGTGGAAAAGATGGTGTGGGCGATCCGCTGGGGCGCCGACACGATCATGGACTTGTCCACCGGCAAGCACATTCACGAGACGCGCGAATGGATCCTGCGCAACTCGCCGGTGCCCATCGGCACGGTGCCGATCTACCAGGCGCTGGACAAGACTGGCGGCGTGGCGGAAGACCTGACGTGGGAGATGTTCCGCGACACGCTGATCGAGCAGGCCGAGCAGGGCGTCGACTACTTCACCATCCACGCGGGCGTGCTGCTGCGCTATGTGCCGCTCACGGCTGACCGCATTACGGGCATCGTCTCGCGCGGTGGCTCGATCATGGCCAAGTGGTGCTTGGCGCATCACAAGGAAAACTTCCTGTACACGCACTTCGACGAGATCTGCGAAATCATGAAGGCGTACGACGTGTCGTTCAGCCTGGGCGATGGCTTGCGCCCCGGCTGCATTGCCGACTCGAACGACGCCGCGCAGTTCGGCGAGCTGCACACGCTGGGCGAACTGACCAAGAAGGCGTGGGAGCACGACGTGCAGGTCATGATCGAAGGCCCGGGCCACGTGCCGCTGCAGCGCGTGCAGGCCAACATGGACGAAGAGCTGAAGCACTGCTTCGAAGCCCCGTTCTACACGCTGGGCCCGCTGGTGACCGACATCGCCCCGGGCTACGACCACATCACCAGCGGCATCGGCGCGGCCAACATCGGCTGGTACGGCACCGCCATGCTGTGCTACGTCACGCCCAAGGAACACCTGGGCCTGCCGGACAAGGAAGACGTGCGCGAAGGCATCATCACCTACAAGATCGCCGCGCATGCAGCGGACCTTGCCAAGGGCTGGCCGGGCGCGCAGCTGCGTGACAACGCGCTGTCGAAGGCACGCTTTGAATTCCGCTGGGAAGACCAGTTCAACCTCGGCCTCGATCCGGAGAAGGCACGCGCCTTCCACGATGAAACGCTGCCGGCCGAGGGCGCCAAGATCGCGCACTTCTGTTCGATGTGCGGTCCGAAGTTCTGCTCGATGAAGATCACGCAGGAAGTGCGCGACTACGCGGCATCGCTCGATTCCAACGCCACAGCCGCAGCAGTTAACCCCACTGCGGGCATGGAAGAGAAGTCGATCGAGTTCCGCAAGAGCGGCAGCAAGATCTACAGCTAA
- a CDS encoding FAD-dependent oxidoreductase encodes MPTSTSFDVTILGGGLAGRLCAWQLAQTGVPPARIAVVERGARDGSGAAAYVAAAMLAPLAEAAVADRFVVDLGLASLALWRDWLPKLRTPVFFQEAGTLVVWHAADRGEASLFANHVRNAAPPERVAADLRAVDASGIAQLEPLLAQRFTQGLYLAGEGQLDPRGVLDALATELEALGVQLRWNTEVADPSPDALAAAGLGARLVLDCRGLGAKPQWPRLRGLRGEVARIHAPDVSLTRPVRMLHPRYPLYIAPKPGNVYVIGATELESDDMSPASVRSTLELLSAAYAVHPAFGEARVLELNTQCRPTLPDHRPAIRWDGAGTLSVNGLYRHGYMIAPAVTQAAVAAACDVLDGRAFDADDCEWPALFAAAPPEPVLS; translated from the coding sequence ATGCCAACCTCAACTTCATTCGACGTAACGATCCTCGGCGGCGGCCTCGCTGGCCGCCTCTGTGCCTGGCAACTCGCGCAAACGGGGGTGCCCCCCGCGCGCATTGCCGTGGTGGAGCGCGGCGCGCGCGACGGCAGCGGTGCCGCCGCGTATGTGGCTGCAGCCATGCTGGCGCCGCTGGCCGAAGCCGCCGTGGCCGATCGTTTTGTCGTGGACTTGGGGTTGGCCAGCCTGGCGCTGTGGCGCGATTGGTTGCCCAAGCTGCGCACGCCTGTGTTCTTCCAGGAGGCCGGCACGCTGGTGGTGTGGCACGCGGCAGACCGTGGTGAGGCATCGCTGTTTGCCAACCACGTGCGCAATGCCGCGCCGCCCGAGCGCGTGGCCGCCGATCTGCGTGCGGTAGACGCATCCGGCATCGCCCAGCTCGAGCCGCTGCTCGCGCAACGCTTCACGCAGGGGCTGTATCTGGCAGGCGAAGGTCAGCTTGACCCGCGCGGCGTGTTGGATGCGCTGGCGACCGAGCTGGAAGCGCTGGGCGTGCAATTGCGCTGGAACACGGAGGTTGCTGATCCGAGCCCCGACGCGCTGGCTGCTGCGGGGCTGGGTGCGCGCCTCGTGCTCGACTGCCGTGGCCTGGGCGCCAAGCCGCAGTGGCCACGCCTGCGTGGCCTGCGCGGCGAGGTGGCGCGCATCCATGCGCCCGATGTGTCGCTCACGCGGCCGGTGCGCATGCTGCATCCGCGCTACCCGCTGTACATCGCGCCCAAGCCGGGCAACGTCTACGTGATCGGTGCGACCGAGCTGGAATCCGACGACATGTCGCCGGCCAGCGTGCGTTCCACGTTGGAATTGTTGTCTGCGGCCTACGCCGTGCACCCCGCGTTTGGCGAGGCGCGCGTGCTGGAGCTGAACACGCAGTGCCGCCCGACGCTGCCCGACCACCGTCCGGCCATCCGCTGGGATGGCGCGGGCACATTGTCGGTCAATGGCCTGTACCGGCACGGCTACATGATTGCGCCCGCCGTCACCCAAGCCGCGGTGGCAGCGGCGTGCGATGTGCTGGACGGCCGTGCCTTCGATGCGGATGACTGCGAATGGCCCGCGCTGTTCGCCGCCGCACCCCCCGAACCTGTTTTGTCATGA
- the thiS gene encoding sulfur carrier protein ThiS, producing MTLNVTLNDLSLALPAGSTLADAIGAAAPQLQIAPPFAASVNGDFVPKARHAQHALNAGDRIALVQPVVGG from the coding sequence ATGACGCTGAACGTCACCCTCAACGACCTGTCGCTCGCGCTGCCTGCGGGCAGCACGCTGGCCGATGCCATTGGTGCTGCTGCGCCGCAATTGCAAATTGCGCCGCCGTTTGCCGCATCGGTGAATGGCGACTTTGTGCCCAAGGCGCGCCATGCTCAGCACGCGCTCAACGCGGGCGACCGCATTGCACTCGTGCAGCCCGTTGTGGGCGGCTAG
- a CDS encoding thiazole synthase: MTTTNLSAVADPLRLYDETFASRLLLGTARYPSPQALEDAVRVSNPAMLTVALRRQSAGSPEGGAGFWKMLRDLGVPVLPNTAGCYSADEAYTLAQMSREVFETDWIKLEVIGDDYTLQPDTLALPAAAERLIKDGFKVLPYCTEDLVLCRRLLDVGCQALMPWAAPIGTGRGPTNPYGLRLLRERLPNVPLIVDAGLGVPSHATQVMEWGYDAVLLNTAVAQAGDPVAMAQAFAMATQAGRLARLSGPMPERDVAQASTPVVGLPFWHAEERRTYEQ, translated from the coding sequence ATGACCACTACGAACCTTTCCGCCGTGGCGGACCCGCTGCGCCTCTACGACGAGACCTTCGCCTCGCGCCTGCTGCTCGGCACCGCGCGGTATCCGTCGCCGCAAGCGCTGGAAGACGCGGTGCGCGTGTCCAACCCGGCCATGCTGACGGTGGCGCTGCGCCGCCAGAGCGCGGGCTCGCCCGAGGGCGGTGCCGGCTTCTGGAAGATGCTGCGCGACCTCGGCGTGCCCGTGCTGCCGAACACCGCCGGCTGCTATTCCGCCGACGAGGCTTATACCCTCGCGCAGATGTCGCGTGAGGTGTTCGAGACCGACTGGATCAAGCTCGAAGTCATCGGCGATGACTACACGCTGCAGCCCGATACGCTCGCGCTGCCGGCCGCGGCCGAACGTCTCATCAAAGATGGCTTCAAGGTGCTGCCGTACTGCACTGAAGACCTCGTGCTGTGCCGCCGCCTGCTCGACGTCGGCTGTCAGGCGCTGATGCCGTGGGCCGCGCCCATCGGCACCGGCCGCGGGCCCACCAACCCATACGGCCTGCGCCTGCTGCGCGAGCGCCTGCCCAACGTACCGCTCATCGTGGATGCGGGCCTGGGTGTGCCGTCGCACGCCACGCAGGTCATGGAATGGGGCTACGACGCCGTGCTGCTCAACACCGCCGTCGCGCAAGCGGGCGACCCGGTGGCGATGGCGCAGGCGTTTGCGATGGCCACGCAGGCCGGTCGCCTCGCGCGCTTGTCTGGCCCGATGCCCGAGCGTGATGTCGCGCAGGCGAGCACGCCGGTTGTGGGTTTGCCGTTCTGGCATGCGGAAGAGAGGAGGACGTATGAGCAGTAA
- a CDS encoding thiamine phosphate synthase, which yields MSLSALRFSATWPDAAALAARIIDRHTEAFGRAPHAWSVTDRADEATTPNTVLLTTDAAQAERARSVGAAVVLTAVEGDQRIDTVHDRLGTYRFTSAAAGDALDARFVAVFGAALALAFEPRDALCVARAWIAEANADALAWPTQFDALPRVLEPALPCPTAADLAFAPCPTQLGVYAVVPDADWVARLVALKVPTVQLRFKSDDAQAVVDQVRRAEAAARGSATRLFINDHWQVTLDVHAQVPNSGIYGIHLGQEDIDDADLVAIRSAGLRLGISTHGFAEMLRVAPLNPSYLALGAVFATPTKTMPTVPQGLGRLFAYAAAMRTRVPAPPLVAIGGIDLAAMPRVLESGVGSVAVVRAITQAADVPAAVDALQATFAAHVRA from the coding sequence ATGAGCCTGTCCGCCTTGCGTTTCTCCGCCACGTGGCCGGACGCGGCTGCGCTTGCCGCACGGATCATCGATCGCCATACCGAAGCCTTCGGCCGCGCGCCGCACGCGTGGAGCGTGACCGACCGTGCTGACGAAGCCACTACTCCCAACACTGTTCTGCTGACCACCGATGCCGCGCAGGCCGAACGCGCTCGCTCCGTTGGTGCGGCCGTTGTGCTGACGGCAGTGGAAGGCGATCAGCGCATCGACACCGTGCATGATCGCCTCGGCACGTATCGCTTCACCTCTGCAGCAGCAGGCGATGCGCTTGATGCGCGCTTTGTCGCCGTGTTCGGTGCGGCGCTCGCGCTGGCATTCGAGCCGCGCGATGCGCTGTGCGTGGCGCGCGCGTGGATCGCCGAAGCGAATGCCGATGCCCTCGCGTGGCCCACGCAATTCGATGCCCTGCCCCGCGTGCTCGAACCAGCGTTGCCGTGCCCCACCGCAGCAGACCTTGCCTTTGCGCCGTGCCCGACGCAACTCGGCGTCTACGCCGTCGTGCCGGATGCGGACTGGGTCGCGCGCCTCGTCGCGCTCAAGGTGCCGACGGTGCAGTTGCGCTTCAAGTCGGACGACGCGCAGGCCGTGGTCGACCAGGTGCGCCGCGCAGAAGCCGCAGCACGCGGCAGCGCCACGCGCCTGTTCATCAACGACCACTGGCAAGTCACGCTGGACGTGCACGCGCAGGTGCCCAATAGCGGCATCTACGGCATTCACCTCGGCCAGGAAGACATCGACGATGCCGACTTGGTGGCGATCCGCTCGGCCGGTTTGCGCCTTGGCATCAGCACACACGGCTTTGCCGAAATGCTGCGCGTCGCGCCGCTGAACCCGAGCTACCTCGCGCTGGGCGCCGTGTTCGCCACGCCCACCAAGACCATGCCGACCGTGCCCCAGGGCCTCGGCCGCTTGTTCGCCTACGCGGCGGCCATGCGCACGCGCGTGCCGGCTCCGCCGCTGGTTGCCATTGGCGGCATTGATCTGGCCGCGATGCCGCGCGTGCTGGAATCCGGCGTGGGTAGCGTGGCCGTGGTGCGCGCCATCACCCAGGCGGCCGATGTGCCGGCGGCGGTGGATGCATTGCAAGCGACGTTCGCGGCGCACGTGCGCGCGTAA
- a CDS encoding VOC family protein: MAVQPIPEGYHSVTPYLSIKGAARAIDFYKQAFGATEIMRMNGPNGSIAHAEIRIGNSPIMLADEMPNMICASPDTLQSTSVGLMIYVPNVDTVFANALKAGGTEVRPVVDQFYGDRSGTLKDPFGHVWTVSTHVEDVAPDEMAKRMEKWTKEQAAASA, encoded by the coding sequence ATGGCGGTCCAGCCCATCCCCGAGGGTTACCACAGCGTCACCCCGTACCTGAGCATCAAAGGCGCCGCGCGCGCCATCGACTTCTACAAGCAGGCCTTCGGCGCCACCGAAATCATGCGCATGAACGGCCCCAACGGCAGCATTGCGCACGCAGAAATCCGCATCGGCAATTCACCCATCATGCTGGCGGACGAAATGCCGAACATGATCTGCGCCAGCCCCGACACGCTGCAGAGCACGTCGGTCGGGCTGATGATCTACGTACCCAACGTCGACACCGTGTTTGCCAATGCGCTGAAGGCCGGCGGCACGGAAGTCCGCCCCGTGGTGGACCAGTTCTACGGCGACCGCTCCGGCACGCTCAAGGACCCGTTCGGCCACGTGTGGACCGTATCCACGCATGTGGAAGACGTGGCGCCCGATGAGATGGCCAAGCGCATGGAGAAGTGGACGAAGGAGCAGGCAGCGGCATCGGCTTGA
- a CDS encoding DUF4369 domain-containing protein — protein sequence MKRLPIMLVRCLPVAVLCALLGACNGYISLGSPIGSVFSIGGTLSGLPGGQSIVLLNNGRDSLTLAANGPFVFGGLVPFDDSYVVTISTQPASANCVVTNASGTVNGDVNNVQVTCQPR from the coding sequence ATGAAACGCCTGCCGATCATGCTGGTTCGCTGCCTTCCGGTGGCTGTGCTGTGCGCGCTGCTCGGTGCCTGTAACGGCTACATCAGCCTGGGCTCGCCCATCGGCAGCGTCTTCTCGATTGGCGGGACGTTGTCCGGGCTGCCCGGCGGCCAGTCGATCGTCTTGCTCAACAACGGCCGCGATTCGCTCACGCTGGCGGCCAACGGCCCGTTCGTCTTTGGCGGGTTGGTGCCGTTCGACGACAGTTACGTGGTGACGATCAGCACGCAGCCCGCATCGGCCAACTGCGTGGTGACCAATGCCAGCGGCACGGTCAATGGTGATGTGAACAATGTGCAGGTGACGTGCCAGCCTCGCTAG
- the thiD gene encoding bifunctional hydroxymethylpyrimidine kinase/phosphomethylpyrimidine kinase, translated as MTITDPTLAAFAAPASHVPRVLTIAGSDSGGGAGIQADLKTFAALGCYGMSAITAITAQNTLGVTAVESLTPDIVAAQIDAVASDIGVDAAKTGMLGTPQVVEAILSALERHPVANLVVDPVMVSTSGAALGSDATVQAMAKWLFPRALVVTPNLPEASALLGREVRTAADMLPAARDLLALGPRAVLLKGGHLAATSSAGEDGVLQDVLVTADGTERIYAHTYIDTPHTHGTGCTLSAAIAAHLARGDALEVAIEASLDYLLHAIGAGRHLALGRGAGPLNHGFAPRPLAAPRSLEVDVEED; from the coding sequence ATGACGATCACCGACCCGACCCTCGCTGCGTTTGCCGCTCCTGCCTCGCACGTGCCGCGCGTGCTCACCATTGCCGGTTCGGACAGCGGCGGCGGTGCGGGCATCCAGGCTGACCTGAAGACGTTTGCCGCGCTCGGCTGCTACGGCATGTCGGCCATCACGGCCATCACCGCGCAGAACACGCTGGGCGTGACGGCGGTGGAATCGCTCACGCCCGACATCGTCGCCGCGCAGATCGACGCCGTGGCAAGCGACATCGGCGTCGATGCGGCCAAGACCGGCATGCTAGGCACGCCGCAGGTGGTGGAAGCCATCCTCTCGGCCCTGGAGCGCCACCCGGTCGCCAACCTCGTCGTCGATCCGGTCATGGTCAGCACCAGCGGCGCAGCGCTCGGCAGCGATGCCACGGTGCAAGCCATGGCGAAATGGCTCTTCCCGCGCGCGTTGGTGGTCACGCCAAACCTGCCGGAAGCCAGCGCGCTGCTCGGCCGCGAGGTGCGCACCGCCGCCGACATGCTGCCCGCCGCGCGCGACCTGCTGGCGCTCGGCCCCCGCGCCGTGCTGCTCAAGGGCGGGCATCTGGCCGCCACGTCCAGCGCCGGTGAAGACGGCGTGCTGCAAGACGTGCTCGTCACCGCCGATGGCACCGAGCGCATCTACGCCCATACCTACATCGACACCCCGCACACGCACGGCACCGGCTGCACGCTGTCCGCCGCCATTGCCGCGCACCTGGCGCGCGGCGATGCGCTGGAAGTCGCTATCGAAGCCTCGCTCGATTACCTGCTGCACGCCATCGGCGCCGGACGCCACCTGGCGCTCGGGCGTGGCGCCGGTCCGTTGAACCACGGGTTCGCGCCGCGCCCGCTCGCCGCACCGCGTTCGCTTGAAGTGGATGTCGAGGAAGACTGA